A single Zootoca vivipara chromosome 1, rZooViv1.1, whole genome shotgun sequence DNA region contains:
- the LOC118083601 gene encoding cytosolic phospholipase A2 epsilon, which yields MSHPFIYFTQEALSAVNFITQAPLRATGSYAADTTMGANSSSPEGLANNRNLARPQREETPFRLLTIRILRARNIQKADIFTESDCYVCLSLPTATSEKVRTITVSNSKNPVWNQSFCYRIDSRVKNVLELKVCDEDTFSKDDHLFTVLFDVGKLQTGRTSRVNFNLNPATQEELEVEFTLQPMVQRQPRVAAAAARNTASAPVPRGGGNEGGLLATGTRWIRWIRSIDIPRPPGFAREVSCLEVTVDIEKLKGQYTEGDLTLTIKGSYEETQKIPLAPDTRLSNRTVIQFHCIKNHQSNLEIILTKKMQWSKLASFKGNSESNISVVLPLNKLPIEKTITLRKDRTFDLHVKAKDWSKDLDVRLAYDLCAEEQNFLTKRRKYVATALKKILQLKEKLQDDELPVVAIMTTGGGTRSFAAMYGSLLGLQKLNLLDCITYLTGLSGTTWTMGNLYEDADWSQKYLEEAILKARKQVTKSKLNSFSMDKLKYYYKELKQRSEEGYNTSFIDLWGLVIESMLHDEKDNSTISGQRMAVNEGQNPLPIYLTVNLKDQYSAQDYKGNVAIIN from the exons cagagagaagaaactccTTTCAGACTCCTCACAATAAGAATACTGAGAGCCAGGAATATCCAGAAGGCAGATATCT TTACAGAATCTGATTGCTACGTGTGTCTATCTTTGCCAACTGCTACAAGCGAAAAGGTCCGGACCATAACTGTTTCCAACAGTAAAAATCCAGTGTGGAATCAATCATTTTGCTACAGGATTGACAGCCGTGTAAAG AATGTTCTGGAGCTAAAAGTCTGTGATGAAGATACGTTCTCCAAAGATGACCACCTTTTCACAGTTCTCTTTGATGTCGGTAAACTGCAAACTGGGCGAACTAGTCGTGTGAACTTCAACTTGAATCCAGCG ACACAGGAAGAGTTGGAGGTAGAGTTCACATTACAGCCCAT GGTCCAAAGACAACCccgagttgctgctgctgctgcacgtaATACTGCTTCTGCTCCTGTTCCTCGTGGTGGTGGTAATGAAGGAGGCCTTTTAGCGACGGGAACACGCTGGATCCGGTGGATTCGCAGTATCGATATCCCTAGGCCTCCTGGCTTC GCACGAGAAGTTTCATGTTTGGAAGTTACAGTGGATATTGAGAAGCTGAAGGGACAATACACAG AAGGTGATCTGACATTAACAATAAAGGGTTCCTATGAGGAAACACAGAAGATTCCACTGGCTCCAGACACCAGACTTAGTAACAGAACTGTCATTCAGTTCCACTGTATCAAGAACCATCAGTCAAATTTGGAGATCATACTAACTAAGAAGATGCAGTGGTCAAAG CTGGCTTCATTTAAAGGAAACTCAGAAAGTAATATCTCTGTGGTTTTACCTTTGAACAAGCTTCCCATAGAAAAGACAATAACATTAAGAAAG GACAGGACGTTTGATCTGCATGTGAAGGCAAAAGACTG GTCAAAGGATTTAGATGTGCGTCTGGCCTATGACTTGTGTGCCGAAGAACAAAATTTCCTTACCAAGAGAAGGAAATATGTTGCTACAGCTTTGAAGAAGATTCTCCAATTAAAGGAAAAGCTGCAGGATGATGAG TTGCCTGTGGTGGCAATCATGACAACAGGTGGCGGGACCAGGTCATTTGCAGCAATGTATGGAAGCCTTCTGGGTCTGCAGAAACTGAATCTCTTAGACTGCATTACATATCTCACAGGCTTGTCTGGCACAACATG GACTATGGGAAATTTGTATGAAGATGCTGATTGGTCCCAGAAATACCTGGAGGAAGCCATTCTCAAAGCCCGGAAGCAAGTGACTAAGTCCAAGCTTAACTCCTTTTCCATGGATAAACTGAAATATTATTATAAAGAACTGAAACAAAGAAGTGAAGAAGGATACAACACTTCATTCATAGACCTCTGGGGGCTTGTCATTGAATCCATGTTACATGATGAG AAAGACAATAGTACAATCTCAGGTCAGCGAATGGCTGTGAATGAGGGTCAGAATCCCTTGCCCATTTATTTGACTGTCAACCTTAAAGACCAGTACAGTGCTCAAGATTATAAAGGTAATGTTGCTATTATAAattaa